The Methylomusa anaerophila genome has a segment encoding these proteins:
- a CDS encoding class II glutamine amidotransferase domain-containing protein: MCRIGAIKSKAAFHPSQALHLMLPQQEGHDNSGFAMIMQDLDGVFAKHKDKPLLSLACTQKGASLVEQYMETNNFTPVFEWIPRGNRQPGLDIKAMPYYIFRAYDYPEYYRDGSQEAKAELLLDTRLALRALLDKEEQGYVYSFWPDVLTLKEIGDPRDIAVYFRLWDNNGEMKAKNVVVQCRQNTNYDIVRYAAHPFFIQGYTLCANGENTFFTKNKEYQKSLHRGYIGFESDSQNFLYTLHYVLNILKWPIKYYKHVITPLPFDEIQQRPDKQELTAIRQSLGHLEINGPNTVIAMLPDGRMMTCCDSKKLRPVVVGGDGTTIAISSEVCGLNQILPHRNPEFDVYPNEREVVVITPEMEVQRWKQ, from the coding sequence ATGTGCAGAATTGGCGCAATAAAAAGCAAGGCGGCGTTTCATCCGTCCCAGGCGCTGCATTTAATGCTGCCGCAACAGGAAGGGCATGACAATTCGGGTTTTGCCATGATAATGCAAGATCTTGACGGAGTATTTGCCAAACATAAAGACAAACCGCTGTTGTCGCTGGCCTGTACGCAAAAGGGTGCGTCGCTGGTGGAGCAATATATGGAGACAAACAACTTTACACCCGTTTTTGAATGGATACCCCGGGGGAACCGGCAGCCGGGCCTGGACATCAAAGCTATGCCGTATTACATTTTCCGGGCGTATGATTATCCGGAATATTACCGGGATGGCAGCCAAGAAGCCAAAGCGGAGCTTCTTCTCGATACCCGGCTGGCATTAAGGGCCTTGCTGGACAAAGAAGAACAGGGATATGTATATTCATTTTGGCCCGACGTGCTGACACTCAAGGAAATCGGCGATCCGCGGGATATTGCGGTCTATTTCAGACTCTGGGACAATAACGGCGAAATGAAAGCTAAGAATGTGGTTGTACAGTGCCGCCAGAATACCAATTACGATATCGTGCGCTATGCCGCCCACCCCTTCTTTATACAGGGATATACCCTTTGCGCCAACGGGGAAAATACTTTTTTCACCAAGAATAAAGAATATCAAAAATCGTTGCACCGGGGGTACATCGGTTTTGAATCCGACTCCCAAAACTTTTTATATACGCTGCACTATGTGTTAAACATACTTAAGTGGCCGATCAAGTATTATAAGCACGTCATTACCCCGCTGCCGTTTGATGAGATCCAGCAGCGTCCCGACAAACAGGAGCTGACTGCTATCCGCCAATCCCTGGGGCATCTGGAGATTAACGGCCCGAATACAGTGATTGCCATGTTGCCGGATGGACGAATGATGACTTGCTGTGATTCCAAAAAGTTGCGCCCGGTTGTAGTCGGCGGCGACGGCACAACAATCGCAATTTCATCGGAAGTATGCGGCCTAAACCAGATTCTCCCGCATCGGAATCCCGAGTTTGATGTATACCCCAACGAGCGGGAAGTTGTGGTGATAACCCCGGAAATGGAGGTGCAGCGATGGAAGCAGTGA
- a CDS encoding glutamate synthase-related protein: MEAVRTQDISANDLNWKIDYQHDRCTMCGSCVAACTFGAIQPVMERRSMTISTGHQPEPTQKHMAVPVIKQAAKLANTCVGCGMCEKVCPNQAIKPVRNSDTRFNLLARAGGSPIKRGGRTNLNTDRTLDKIVIGRISQMTDPALDSERHTFDILSPFGRVLLPHELPLAVEGGNLKLSGRMPSVNWIYPVIFSDMSIGALSTRAWEALALATAYLNKKHNMPVRMCSGEGGMPVKLLQSEHLKYMILQIASGHFGWNRIIKAMPLMRVDPAGVLIKIGQGAKPGDGGLLPAAKVSNTVQQIRGVPKADLLSPPNHQGLYSIEESVQKMHMSLNAAFKFRVPVAIKCAASATSVSVYNNLLRDPYHICGGFFLDGIQGGTGAANEVSLDHTGHPVVSKMRECYLAAVRQGRQGQIPLWGGGGIGLTGNAAADAFKMISLGANGVIIGKILIQLMGCVGNEAGRCNACNTGKCPAGICTQDPRLTRRLDIDKAAQNVVEYMLALDSELRKLMAPIGNSSLPVGRSDALVTTDKAISEKLAIQYVC; this comes from the coding sequence ATGGAAGCAGTGAGAACACAGGACATTTCGGCCAATGACCTTAACTGGAAAATAGACTATCAGCATGACCGGTGTACCATGTGCGGCTCCTGTGTTGCCGCCTGCACTTTCGGCGCTATCCAGCCGGTGATGGAACGCCGGTCCATGACCATTTCCACCGGACATCAGCCGGAACCCACGCAAAAGCATATGGCGGTACCGGTGATCAAGCAGGCGGCAAAGCTTGCGAATACCTGCGTCGGTTGCGGCATGTGCGAAAAAGTCTGTCCCAACCAGGCGATCAAGCCTGTCAGAAATTCCGACACCAGGTTCAATCTTTTAGCGAGAGCCGGCGGTTCGCCAATCAAGCGGGGAGGACGTACCAACCTGAATACTGACCGTACTCTCGACAAGATAGTCATCGGCCGTATTTCGCAAATGACTGACCCGGCATTGGATTCAGAGCGGCATACTTTTGACATACTGTCTCCCTTCGGCCGGGTGCTGCTGCCCCACGAACTGCCGCTGGCAGTTGAAGGCGGCAACCTGAAACTTAGCGGCCGGATGCCGAGTGTTAACTGGATATATCCCGTCATTTTCAGCGATATGTCCATTGGCGCCCTTTCCACCCGGGCCTGGGAAGCTCTGGCCCTGGCAACCGCCTACCTTAATAAAAAGCACAATATGCCGGTACGCATGTGTTCGGGTGAGGGTGGTATGCCGGTGAAACTGCTGCAGTCGGAACATTTAAAATATATGATCTTACAAATTGCTTCGGGTCATTTCGGCTGGAATCGGATTATTAAAGCTATGCCGCTGATGCGGGTTGATCCGGCCGGTGTCCTGATCAAAATCGGTCAGGGAGCCAAACCGGGCGACGGCGGGCTTCTGCCGGCGGCTAAAGTGTCCAATACCGTGCAGCAGATTCGCGGCGTTCCCAAAGCAGACCTGCTGTCCCCTCCCAATCATCAGGGACTCTATTCCATTGAAGAATCGGTGCAAAAAATGCATATGTCCTTAAATGCCGCTTTTAAATTTAGGGTGCCTGTAGCCATAAAATGCGCTGCTTCCGCTACTTCCGTATCGGTATATAATAATTTGCTTAGAGACCCGTATCATATTTGCGGCGGCTTCTTCCTTGACGGTATCCAGGGTGGTACCGGGGCGGCCAACGAGGTATCTCTCGACCATACCGGTCATCCGGTAGTATCGAAGATGCGGGAATGTTATCTGGCCGCCGTCAGGCAGGGGCGGCAAGGACAAATACCCTTATGGGGCGGCGGCGGTATCGGACTTACCGGCAATGCAGCCGCTGATGCCTTTAAAATGATTAGTCTCGGCGCCAACGGAGTAATCATCGGCAAGATTCTGATTCAGCTTATGGGCTGCGTCGGCAATGAGGCGGGACGCTGCAACGCCTGTAATACCGGCAAGTGCCCGGCCGGAATATGCACCCAGGACCCGCGCCTCACGCGGCGGCTTGATATCGATAAAGCGGCGCAAAATGTTGTTGAATATATGCTGGCTTTAGACAGTGAACTCAGAAAACTCATGGCGCCCATCGGCAACAGTTCGCTGCCGGTAGGACGGTCGGATGCCTTAGTGACAACGGATAAAGCCATTTCCGAGAAATTAGCCATTCAGTACGTCTGTTAG